A genomic window from Anas platyrhynchos isolate ZD024472 breed Pekin duck chromosome 13, IASCAAS_PekinDuck_T2T, whole genome shotgun sequence includes:
- the MCM2 gene encoding DNA replication licensing factor MCM2 yields MADSSESQAAATSPVRSSRRGDAFTSSPGRDLPPFEDESEGLLGTGGLPEEEEEEGEELIGEGMERDYRPIPELDVYEAEGLALDDEDVEELTASQREAAERVMRQRDRELEQGMGRMRRGLLYDSDDEDEDRPSRKRRLAERAADGVEEEDEDMIESIENLEDMKGHSVREWVSMAAPRLEIYHRFKNFLKTHVDDHGHNVFKERISDMCKENRESLVVNYEDLAAQEHVLAYFLPEAPAEMLKIFDEAAKEVVLAMYPKYDRIAQEIHVRISHLPLVEELRSLRQLHLNQLIRTSGVVTSCTGVLPQLSMVKYNCMKCSFILGPFFQSQNQEVKPGSCPECQSLGPFEINMEETVYQNYQRIKIQESPGKVAAGRLPRSKDAILLADLVDSCKPGDEIELTGIYHNNYDGSLNTANGFPVFATVILANHITKKDNKLAIGELTDEDVKVLVGLSKDEQIAEKIFASIAPSIYGHEDIKRGLALALFGGEPKNPGGKHKVRGDINVLLCGDPGTAKSQFLKYVEKVSSRAIFTTGQGASAVGLTAYVQRHPVSKEWTLEAGALVLADRGVCLIDEFDKMNDQDRTSIHEAMEQQSISISKAGIVTSLQARCTVIAAANPIGGRYDPSLTFSENVDLTEPIISRFDILCVVRDTVDPVQDEMLARFVVGSHIKHHPGSKEAVNGDSSEVILPNTYGVEPIPQEILRKYIVYAKEKVHPKLNQMDQDKVARMYSDLRKESMATGSIPITVRHIESMIRMAEAHARMHLRDYVVEDDVNMAIRVMLESFIDTQKFSVMRSMRKTFSRYLSFKRDNNELLLFILKQLVAEQVMYQRNRYGAQQDTIEVPEKDLVDKARQINIHNLSTFYDSEVFKMNRFSRDVKRKLILQQF; encoded by the exons ATGGCG GACTCCTCTGAGTCACAGGCAGCGGCCACCAGCCCGGTACGAAGCTCTCGGCGCGGCGATGCCTTCACCTCCAGCCCCGGCCGGGACCTGCCCCCCTTCGAGGATGAGTCCGAGGGGCTCCTGGGGACCGGGGGGCtccccgaggaggaggaggaagaaggggaagagcTCATCGGGGAAGGGATGGAGAG GGACTACCGCCCCATCCCGGAGCTGGACGTCTACGAAGCAGAGGGCCTGGCCTTGGATGATGAAGATGTGGAGGAGCTGACTGCCAGCCAGCGGGAGGCTGCCGAGAGGGTCATGAGGCAGCGAGACCgggagctggagcagggcatGGGCCGCATGAGGAGGGGGCTGCTTTACG ACAGCGACGATGAAGACGAAGACCGTCCTTCGCGCAAGAGGCGGCTGGCAGAACGGGCTGCCGACGGCGtcgaggaggaggatgaagacaTGATTGAGAGCATCGAGAATCTGGAGGACATGAAGGGGCACTCGGTGAGGGAGTGGGTTTCCATGGCGGCTCCCCGCCTTGAGATCTACCACCGCTTCAAGAACTTCTTGAAGACACATGTGGATGACCACGGGCACAATGTCTTTAAGGAGAGGATCAGTGACATGTGCAAAG aaaacagagaaagccTGGTGGTGAACTACGAGGATCTGGCTGCCCAGGAACACGTCCTTGCCTACTTTCTGCCTGAGGCCCcagcagaaatgctgaagaTCTTTGATGAAGCAGCCAAGGAAGTGGTGTTGGCCATGTACCCCAAATACGATCGTATTGCTCAGGAGATCCACGTCCGGATCTCCCACCTCCCGCTGGTGGAAGAGTTGCGGTCACTCAG GCAACTGCACTTGAACCAGTTGATCCGGACCAGCGGAGTGGTGACGAGTTGCACAGGGGTCCTGCCTCAGCTCAGCATGGTCAAATACAACTGCATGAAGTGCAGCTTCATCCTGGGACCCTTCTTCCAGTCCCAGAACCAGGAGGTGAAGCCCGGATCCTGCCCAGAGTGTCAGTCTCTTGGCCCCTTTGAAATCAACATGGAAGAG ACGGTCTATCAGAACTATCAGCGCATCAAAATCCAGGAGAGCCCTGGCAAGGTAGCTGCTGGCAGGCTGCCCCGCTCCAAGGATGCCATCCTCCTTGCTGATCTGGTTGACAGCTGCAAGCCAGGGGATGAAATT GAGCTCACAGGGATCTACCACAACAACTACGATGGCTCCTTGAACACTGCCAACGGGTTCCCGGTGTTTGCGACTGTGATCCTGGCCAACCACATCACCAAGAAGGACAACAAGCTGGCTATCGGGGAGCTGACTGACGAGGATGTGAAAGTGCTTGTGGGTCTGTCCAAGGATGAGCAAATTGCGGAGAAG ATCTTTGCCAGCATTGCCCCGTCTATTTACGGGCACGAAGATATCAAGAGGGGTTTGGCTTTAGCTCTGTTTGGTGGAGAGCCCAAAAACCCAG GTGGCAAACACAAAGTCCGTGGTGACATCAACGTGCTCCTCTGCGGGGACCCCGGTACTGCAAAGTCACAGTTCCTAAAATACGTGGAGAAAGTGTCCAGCAGGGCCATCTTCACCACTGGCCAGGGTGCTTCTGCCGTGGGTCTCACAGCCTATGTCCAGAGGCATCCAGTCAGCAAGGAGTGGACTTTGGAAGCTGGAGCGCTCGTGCTGGCTGACAGAGGGGTCTGCCTGATCGATGAGTTTGACAAG ATGAATGACCAGGATAGGACCAGCATCCACGAAGCCATGGAACAGCAAAGCATTTCCATCTCCAAAGCAGGCATTGTCACATCCTTGCAAGCCCGCTGCACTGTTATAGCTGCTGCCAATCCCATAG GTGGTCGATACGACCCATCGCTGACTTTCTCGGAGAACGTAGACCTGACGGAGCCCATCATCTCTCGCTTTGATATCCTGTGCGTGGTGAGAGACACGGTGGACCCTGTGCAG GATGAAATGCTGGCCCGGTTTGTTGTTGGCAGCCACATCAAGCACCACCCTGGAAGCAAGGAGGCAGTGAACGGGGACTCCAGTGAGGTTATTCTTCCCAACACATACGGGGTCGAACCCATTCCCCAGGAGATCCTGAGGAAATACATCGTCTATGCCAAGGAGAAGGTCCACCCCAAGCTTAACCAGATGGACCAGGACAAGGTGGCCCGGATGTACAGTGACCTCAGGAAAGAGTCTATG gcGACCGGCAGCATCCCCATCACGGTGCGGCACATCGAGTCCATGATCCGGATGGCCGAGGCTCACGCCCGCATGCACCTGCGGGATTACGTGGTGGAGGACGACGTCAACATGGCCATCAGGGTGATGCTGGAGAGCTTCATCGACACGCAGAAGTTCAGCGTCATGCGGAGCATGCGCAAG